The sequence below is a genomic window from Bradyrhizobium septentrionale.
TCGACGATATCTAGCGCGTCCGCCAGACGCAGCCCTTCGAGGATCAGATCCGAGAATTCCGAGACGGAGTGAATCAACAGGCCCGTCATGATCTAGTCTCCCCCGGCGTCCTGCCGGTTTGGCGCATCAAATCCCGGCCACCTTCGCGACCAGATCGGCGAGCCGCTCGGCGGCATCGAGCCGGCCGACGCCGCGCGCGGCCTGCGCCATCGCGGTCAATTTCTCGGGCTCGGCGGCGAAGGCCGAGATTTCGGCGGCGAGTCTTTCGGGCGTGAAGTCGCCCTGCGCGATGCGCAGCGCGCCGCTCGCCTGCGACAGCACGCCGGCATTGGCGAACTGGTCCTGATCGATCGCGCCCGGCAGCGGCACCAGGATCGAGGGCCGGCCGATCGCGGCGAGCTCGGCCACGGTGCCGGCGCCGGAGCGCGAGATCACGAGCTGGCTCGACGCCAGCCGCGCCGGCAGGTCGGCGAAGAACGGCGCGAGCTCGGCATTGATCTCGAGCCGGTCATAGACCGCGCGCACCCTGGTCATGTCCTCTTCGCGCACCTGCTGGGTGACGATCAGGCGGCTCCACAGCGCGGGCGCAAGCTGCTCGACTGCCGGCGGCACGATGTCGCTCATCACCCGCGCGCCCTGGCTGCCGCCGACGACCAGCAGGCGCAGCGGCCCGTCCACCTCGGGCGGCGTATATTTCACCGCGGCCGCCGCCAGGATCGCCGGGCGCATCGGCGTGCCGACGGTGGTGGCCTTGCCGGCGAGCGCGGGATCGCGATCGAGCACGCCGGGCAGCGAGGTCGCGATCGCGTTGACGCGGCCGGAGAGGAAACGGTTGGCGCGGCCGAGCACCGCATTGGCATCGTGGATGATGCCGGGGACGCCGAGCATCCGCGCCGCGATCAGCGGCGGCAAGGTCGGATAGCCGCCGAAACCGACCACGGCGGAAGGCTTCAGCCGGCGCACCAGATTTGCCGCAACCAGCGTTCCGTAACCGAGCATCAGCACGGTCTGCGCCAGCGAGATCGGGTTGCGGCTGCGCACGGTCGCGCTCGGCACCAGGTCGATGCTCTCGCGGCCGAACAGGCCGGAATAGCGCAGCGCGCGGCCGTCGGTGGCGAGGCGGACGCGCAGGCCACGCCTGATCAATTCCACGGCGAGCGCTTCGGCCGGGAACAAATGGCCGCCGGTGCCGCCGGCCGCCAGCAGAATCAGGGGCGCGTTGTCCATGGTTTCCAGATAACCGACGCCGCCGTCACAGTCACCTACGCGTAGGCGCGCCGAGAACTGGCGCCTTCCATCGATTCGATCTCCGTGCGCGGCCGCTGCCGCGTCAGCGCCAGCATCATGCCGACGCCATAGGCCAGCGAGACGAAGGAGGAGCCGCCGTAGGAGATGAACGGCAGCGTCATGCCCTTGGCCGGGATCAATTGCAGATTGACCGCCATGTTGATCGTCGCCTGCACGCCGAACAGGATCGCAAGCCCCGACGCCGCGAAGCGCGAGAACATGTCCTCGGTGGCATAGGCGCGGGTCAGCGTGCGGATCACGATGAAGCCGAACAGCGCGACCAGCATCAGGCAGAGAATGATGCCGAACTCT
It includes:
- the murG gene encoding undecaprenyldiphospho-muramoylpentapeptide beta-N-acetylglucosaminyltransferase; the encoded protein is MDNAPLILLAAGGTGGHLFPAEALAVELIRRGLRVRLATDGRALRYSGLFGRESIDLVPSATVRSRNPISLAQTVLMLGYGTLVAANLVRRLKPSAVVGFGGYPTLPPLIAARMLGVPGIIHDANAVLGRANRFLSGRVNAIATSLPGVLDRDPALAGKATTVGTPMRPAILAAAAVKYTPPEVDGPLRLLVVGGSQGARVMSDIVPPAVEQLAPALWSRLIVTQQVREEDMTRVRAVYDRLEINAELAPFFADLPARLASSQLVISRSGAGTVAELAAIGRPSILVPLPGAIDQDQFANAGVLSQASGALRIAQGDFTPERLAAEISAFAAEPEKLTAMAQAARGVGRLDAAERLADLVAKVAGI